The following are from one region of the Segatella oris genome:
- a CDS encoding hybrid sensor histidine kinase/response regulator transcription factor: MMKRTILFTLLVSCFWTHALAQRFMVKSLDVTNGLSSDYVMQMAMDKYGFIWVATEEGLNRFDGSRFFSYYHVKDRNSITANELNCLLDDPQENKMWIGTQREGLNVFDYDRDEFSCYQHRANDPHSLITNDITSLSLAKDNNLWLTTYWAGLEYFDRKRERFHHFNQKTVRGLVSNQMWTAFDAGNGMVYVGHVYDGLSVIDVKSRAAYNYRHDDRNPQSISGNEVHCVFRSANGLIWVGTNKGLDLFDPLQGKFHHVADPRGTTRPVFQIKQMSDGRLWLATELGGVVIVDIRQSLGQSFGNFKFDYISEGEGNGHLGGSSVRCMLEDSYHNVWLGLYGAGIDFISREQPLFKLVTYGQVDPVYHLSTKSVMGLAVDHHGLLWAGTDGDGLNLFDKDMARVAAPIELPGRSIQTIHCDSRGNIWIGAFSDNAYVKSSGGSMRKVFDEMQDVRCFFEDGMHMWIGTSKGLYVVDINTQKVIKHYNLKNNLVRSVVKDRLGRMWIGTFGSGLLVYDSRMRLIRQLTKPKGFPSNTVNAVIADRRGCIWCATGEGLVSFPKGDVRAFTTYAAASRLNNLHIRAVAEDEQGNLWVSTNKGISCMKRGKDYFVNYDYRDNVAMGNYNPGSVAVSASGMLYFGSTKGLTCFNPRNVLVRRQAPEVFVTAVDIPYDATFMKDSTLNLIGKQEVSLQSDENTFTVHFNVRNYALLGRIEYGYRLVGLQSEWQITEDNNITFSDLPYGSYRLEVKCRLHNQEWGQQLTSLELTVNPPLWLTWWAKLVYAMLALILLFLGFRFYMRKMRLEYLLAAEKKKHEHEQELNDERLRFFTNITHELRTPLTLIIGPLEDFARNSELSDGMRHKLQVIGNSAHRLQKLIGQILEFRKTETDNRRLCVVRDDIVRTVHEVELKYEELNRKNAVKIRFEAHDNSILVYHDKEVVNIIVDNLVSNAIKYTDQGRITVSVDRVETEGKKYVEIGVHDTGHGISKAALPRIFDRFYQENGAHQASGTGIGLALVKNLVALHEAEILVDSEVDKGSSFIVRLQEDEVYPNALHGEVQKAPLSDVEPKEVAQHDGREILLVVEDNPDIRTYIADVFANDFDVRQAADGQEGLQMALEIIPDMIISDVMMPNMDGNELCRKVKENVRTSHVPIILLTAKDGNEAKEEGYESGADSYLTKPFSSSLLRTRVHNLVEQRQRLLAVFRAKPVAGTDSLQQKHELLMQAMGEKDRAFLDRLNRLLDEHIGDDLDISLLTDALNMSTSTLYRKMKGLTGIGTNEYIRHYRMEYAERLLLNENCSVSDAAFRVGMNSVSYFRKSFKEVFGDYPTAYLKKIKKAPPLS; the protein is encoded by the coding sequence ATGATGAAAAGAACAATCTTATTTACCCTGTTGGTTTCATGCTTTTGGACTCACGCTTTGGCCCAGCGTTTCATGGTGAAATCACTTGATGTGACCAACGGACTCTCAAGCGACTACGTGATGCAGATGGCCATGGACAAGTATGGTTTCATCTGGGTTGCCACAGAAGAGGGGTTGAACCGCTTTGACGGATCGCGCTTTTTCAGTTATTATCATGTGAAAGATCGCAACAGCATCACGGCAAACGAATTGAACTGTCTGCTTGATGACCCACAGGAAAACAAGATGTGGATAGGGACTCAGCGTGAAGGACTTAATGTCTTCGACTACGACCGCGATGAGTTTTCATGCTATCAGCATCGTGCCAACGATCCTCATAGCCTTATCACAAACGACATTACTTCGCTATCGTTGGCCAAAGATAATAACCTTTGGCTCACAACTTATTGGGCAGGACTCGAATATTTCGACCGAAAAAGAGAGCGTTTCCACCATTTCAATCAGAAAACCGTACGAGGACTGGTTTCCAATCAGATGTGGACAGCTTTCGATGCAGGTAACGGAATGGTCTATGTGGGGCATGTGTATGATGGCCTTTCTGTCATTGATGTGAAGAGCCGTGCAGCCTATAATTATCGGCATGATGACCGAAATCCGCAGAGCATATCGGGCAATGAGGTGCATTGTGTCTTTCGGAGTGCAAACGGATTGATATGGGTGGGCACCAATAAGGGACTCGATCTTTTCGATCCGCTGCAGGGAAAATTCCACCATGTTGCCGATCCTCGTGGCACCACACGTCCCGTTTTCCAGATAAAGCAGATGTCGGACGGACGACTTTGGTTGGCTACCGAGTTGGGTGGTGTGGTCATTGTAGACATTCGCCAGTCGCTCGGTCAGTCGTTTGGAAACTTCAAGTTTGACTATATTTCAGAAGGAGAGGGTAACGGACATCTTGGTGGAAGCAGTGTGCGCTGCATGCTTGAAGACAGTTATCACAATGTGTGGTTAGGTCTTTATGGGGCCGGTATCGACTTCATCAGCCGAGAACAGCCTTTGTTTAAATTGGTCACTTACGGTCAGGTAGACCCTGTTTATCATCTTTCTACAAAGTCGGTAATGGGGCTGGCGGTTGATCATCACGGCTTGTTATGGGCAGGAACGGATGGTGACGGCCTGAACTTGTTTGATAAAGACATGGCGCGTGTGGCTGCTCCGATAGAACTTCCCGGTCGTTCGATACAGACAATCCATTGCGACAGCAGAGGAAATATATGGATAGGAGCCTTTTCTGACAATGCCTATGTCAAGAGTTCAGGTGGCAGTATGCGGAAAGTCTTTGATGAAATGCAGGATGTCCGCTGTTTCTTTGAAGACGGAATGCATATGTGGATAGGCACAAGCAAGGGACTTTATGTTGTTGATATCAACACGCAGAAAGTGATAAAGCATTATAATCTGAAGAATAATTTAGTTCGTTCTGTAGTCAAGGATCGTCTGGGACGTATGTGGATAGGTACTTTTGGCAGTGGACTGTTGGTCTATGACAGTCGGATGAGGCTCATCAGACAGCTGACGAAACCCAAGGGCTTCCCATCGAACACAGTGAATGCCGTTATTGCTGACCGACGCGGATGCATTTGGTGTGCTACGGGTGAGGGGCTTGTTTCCTTTCCTAAAGGTGATGTTCGTGCTTTCACTACCTATGCTGCGGCAAGCCGTTTGAACAATCTTCATATTCGGGCTGTTGCAGAAGATGAGCAGGGAAACCTTTGGGTGAGCACGAATAAGGGTATCAGTTGCATGAAACGGGGCAAGGATTATTTCGTCAACTATGACTACCGCGACAATGTAGCCATGGGAAACTACAATCCGGGGAGCGTAGCTGTCAGTGCTTCGGGCATGCTCTATTTCGGCAGTACGAAGGGACTCACCTGCTTTAATCCGCGGAATGTACTGGTCAGGCGACAGGCCCCGGAGGTGTTTGTGACTGCTGTGGATATCCCGTATGATGCAACTTTCATGAAAGACAGTACGCTGAACCTCATTGGAAAGCAGGAGGTAAGTCTGCAAAGTGACGAAAACACATTTACCGTACATTTCAATGTGCGCAACTATGCCTTGCTCGGGCGCATTGAATATGGCTATCGGCTCGTAGGATTGCAGAGCGAATGGCAGATTACGGAAGATAATAATATCACGTTCAGCGACCTTCCATATGGCAGCTATCGCCTTGAGGTGAAATGCCGATTGCACAATCAGGAGTGGGGACAGCAGTTGACTTCGTTAGAATTGACCGTCAATCCACCGCTTTGGCTCACATGGTGGGCAAAGCTCGTTTATGCGATGTTGGCGCTTATTCTTCTGTTCTTGGGCTTTCGTTTCTATATGCGGAAAATGCGACTCGAATATCTGCTTGCAGCCGAAAAGAAGAAACATGAGCATGAACAGGAACTCAATGATGAGCGTCTGCGCTTCTTTACGAACATCACACATGAACTCCGAACGCCGCTGACTCTGATTATCGGCCCTCTCGAAGACTTTGCCCGAAACAGCGAACTTAGCGATGGAATGCGGCATAAACTGCAAGTGATTGGCAACAGTGCACATCGATTACAGAAACTCATTGGTCAGATCCTGGAATTCAGGAAAACAGAGACTGACAACCGAAGGCTCTGTGTTGTCAGAGATGATATCGTCAGAACGGTGCATGAAGTGGAACTGAAATACGAGGAGTTGAATAGAAAGAATGCTGTGAAAATCCGTTTTGAAGCTCATGATAATTCCATTCTTGTTTATCATGATAAGGAGGTTGTAAACATCATTGTAGACAACTTGGTGTCGAATGCCATAAAATATACCGATCAAGGACGTATCACAGTGTCAGTAGATCGCGTGGAAACAGAGGGGAAGAAATATGTAGAAATTGGGGTTCATGACACTGGACACGGTATTTCGAAAGCTGCCTTGCCCCGCATCTTTGACCGTTTCTATCAGGAGAACGGTGCTCATCAAGCTTCAGGAACGGGCATAGGATTGGCTTTGGTGAAGAACCTTGTGGCCTTGCATGAAGCAGAGATCCTTGTGGATAGTGAAGTTGATAAAGGTTCTTCGTTTATCGTGCGTCTTCAGGAAGATGAAGTTTATCCGAATGCTTTGCATGGTGAAGTGCAGAAAGCGCCTCTTTCGGATGTTGAACCGAAAGAGGTTGCACAGCATGACGGGCGCGAAATCCTGCTTGTCGTTGAGGATAATCCTGACATCAGAACTTATATTGCCGATGTGTTTGCCAATGATTTCGATGTAAGGCAAGCTGCTGATGGGCAAGAGGGATTGCAGATGGCGTTGGAGATTATCCCTGATATGATTATTTCTGACGTCATGATGCCGAATATGGATGGTAACGAACTCTGTCGAAAAGTAAAGGAAAACGTGCGTACAAGTCATGTGCCAATCATCCTGCTTACGGCAAAAGACGGCAATGAGGCAAAGGAAGAAGGCTATGAGTCGGGGGCCGATTCTTACTTGACGAAGCCTTTCAGCAGTTCTTTATTAAGGACTCGTGTGCATAATTTGGTTGAGCAGCGGCAACGGCTGTTGGCTGTTTTCCGTGCTAAACCTGTAGCCGGGACTGACAGCCTGCAACAGAAACATGAACTTCTGATGCAGGCGATGGGAGAGAAAGACCGCGCTTTCCTTGACCGATTGAACCGACTGCTCGATGAGCACATCGGCGATGACCTTGATATCAGTCTTCTGACAGATGCTCTTAACATGAGCACTTCAACGCTTTATCGCAAGATGAAAGGTCTCACGGGAATTGGTACAAACGAGTATATCCGTCATTACCGAATGGAATATGCCGAACGTTTACTGCTCAATGAGAACTGTTCGGTAAGCGATGCAGCTTTCCGCGTTGGCATGAACAGTGTGAGTTATTTCCGAAAGAGTTTCAAGGAAGTGTTTGGAGACTACCCGACAGCGTATCTGAAGAAAATTAAAAAAGCCCCTCCGTTGAGTTGA
- a CDS encoding SIMPL domain-containing protein: MKTKIISAAILALGIMALGLFIKGGIDNYANKDRKVSVKGLAEREVAADKVTWPIVSKELGDDLPELYNRIAMKQQKIKKFLIGHGIRSEEITVNAPKVIDLSAEQYSSNDRPYRYNVTLVITVTSRNVNLVRGIIARQGELLKQGIAIVAGDYDTNISYEYVSFKAMKPRMMQEAIANAETTAQQFAKNSHSKLDKIVSADQGQFSIEDRDSNTPYIKKVRVVTTVTYSLKD; the protein is encoded by the coding sequence ATGAAAACAAAAATTATTTCAGCAGCCATTCTTGCCTTGGGCATCATGGCATTGGGGCTTTTCATCAAAGGCGGTATCGACAACTATGCTAATAAAGACCGCAAGGTGAGTGTGAAAGGATTGGCCGAACGCGAAGTTGCAGCAGATAAAGTGACATGGCCTATCGTGTCGAAAGAACTTGGCGATGATCTGCCGGAACTGTATAACCGCATAGCCATGAAACAGCAGAAAATCAAGAAATTCCTCATCGGTCATGGTATACGGTCTGAAGAAATCACGGTCAATGCCCCAAAAGTAATAGACCTCAGCGCCGAACAGTATTCGAGTAACGACCGTCCCTACCGCTATAATGTAACATTGGTCATCACGGTTACATCGCGCAATGTGAACCTCGTAAGAGGTATTATTGCGCGTCAAGGCGAACTGTTGAAGCAGGGCATCGCCATTGTTGCAGGCGACTACGACACCAACATCAGCTACGAATATGTTTCGTTCAAAGCCATGAAGCCCCGCATGATGCAGGAAGCTATCGCCAATGCAGAGACTACAGCGCAGCAATTTGCCAAGAACAGCCATTCAAAACTCGATAAAATCGTGAGTGCAGACCAAGGCCAATTCAGTATTGAAGACCGCGATTCAAACACTCCTTATATCAAGAAAGTGAGAGTGGTGACCACCGTGACCTATTCGCTGAAGGACTAA
- a CDS encoding DMT family transporter: protein MNDKKMIWGHIVGIITVLCWGGTFINTKYLIMGGLKPHEIFFLRFLIAYICIWFISPRRLFCNHWKDEALMVLIGITGGSLFFQAENMAVALSYTTNVSFIGCTAPLITTCMAIAMVKSVKADTRLVLGSLIALAGVGIVIFNGQFVLHLNPLGDLLALLSAIAWAVYSLLMKRASSRYGAVFITRKVFFYGLITILPMFAIEPWTFPFHDFLKPTIWLNLLFLGFVASFVCFALWSWVIRKIGAMKASNYIYLNPITTVIASAIFLDEPMTIMAYVGSALILVGVYVSNQAKGI from the coding sequence ATGAATGACAAGAAAATGATTTGGGGACATATTGTCGGCATCATCACCGTACTATGCTGGGGCGGCACATTCATCAATACGAAATATCTTATCATGGGAGGTCTGAAACCTCATGAGATATTCTTTTTGCGTTTCCTTATTGCCTACATCTGTATTTGGTTTATTTCTCCCCGTCGTTTGTTCTGCAATCATTGGAAAGACGAGGCCCTCATGGTGCTTATCGGCATCACAGGAGGTTCACTTTTCTTCCAAGCCGAAAACATGGCTGTGGCCCTGAGCTATACAACGAACGTGTCATTCATTGGCTGCACGGCACCACTTATCACCACCTGCATGGCTATCGCAATGGTGAAAAGCGTCAAAGCTGACACTCGGCTCGTTCTGGGTTCATTGATTGCACTTGCCGGAGTGGGCATAGTTATCTTCAATGGCCAGTTTGTTCTCCACCTCAATCCACTTGGCGACCTGCTTGCCTTGTTGTCTGCTATAGCCTGGGCGGTCTATAGTCTGCTGATGAAGCGGGCTTCCTCACGCTATGGTGCCGTATTCATCACGCGGAAAGTTTTCTTCTATGGACTCATAACAATACTTCCCATGTTTGCCATAGAGCCATGGACATTCCCTTTCCACGATTTCCTTAAGCCCACCATCTGGCTCAATCTGCTTTTCTTGGGCTTTGTGGCATCATTCGTCTGCTTTGCACTTTGGAGCTGGGTTATCCGCAAAATCGGAGCCATGAAAGCCTCCAACTACATCTATCTCAACCCAATAACGACAGTCATTGCCAGCGCAATATTCCTCGATGAGCCGATGACAATCATGGCCTACGTGGGCAGTGCGCTCATTCTTGTGGGCGTATATGTATCCAACCAAGCAAAAGGAATCTGA
- a CDS encoding ATP-binding cassette domain-containing protein has product METIRFNSVVPKVFASLANQLNSEIWNTEAIFKKGHLYLVEADSGKGKSTFCSYVIGYRRDYSGRVIFDENDTMNFKVRDWVELRQRHISHLFQELRLFPELTALENVEIKNKITGFKSREQIVEWFDMLGIGDKLNAQIGHMSFGQQQRVAMLRALVQPFDFILVDEPISHLDDTNAGIMADIMMREAKAQGAGVIVTSIGKHMNLEYEKTFKL; this is encoded by the coding sequence TTGGAAACCATAAGATTTAATTCTGTTGTTCCAAAGGTATTTGCTTCGCTTGCCAATCAACTGAATTCAGAGATCTGGAATACGGAAGCTATCTTCAAAAAAGGACATCTTTACCTCGTTGAAGCAGACTCCGGAAAAGGCAAGAGTACCTTTTGCAGCTATGTTATTGGCTATCGCCGTGACTACAGCGGACGTGTGATATTTGATGAAAACGACACGATGAACTTCAAAGTGAGAGACTGGGTAGAGCTGCGCCAGCGCCACATCAGCCACCTCTTTCAGGAACTTCGCCTCTTCCCTGAACTCACAGCATTGGAGAATGTGGAGATTAAGAACAAGATAACAGGCTTCAAGAGTCGAGAACAGATTGTGGAATGGTTCGACATGTTGGGCATTGGCGACAAGCTGAATGCCCAAATTGGTCACATGTCGTTTGGTCAACAGCAACGTGTGGCCATGCTTCGTGCACTCGTGCAACCCTTTGATTTCATTCTTGTCGACGAGCCTATCAGCCACCTTGACGACACCAATGCCGGCATCATGGCCGACATCATGATGCGCGAAGCCAAGGCGCAAGGAGCCGGAGTGATTGTGACCAGCATCGGCAAACACATGAACCTTGAATACGAAAAGACGTTTAAGCTATGA